One bacterium DNA segment encodes these proteins:
- a CDS encoding S8 family serine peptidase — protein sequence MRRRAIPWGPRPAGDPSGKEVRVVVVDSGVNPRHSHVGGRVDGASIYRGEDGTIHRGPDYRDTTGHGTAIAAVIRHVAPEAELFMLKIFNGALATTPDVLEGALAYALQAGARVVNLSLGMEATPNAPDLRDLCRDAAREGIILVASARNGSNGTSIPASYDEVIGVKGDGRLGENTLMYRPGCPCECLASPWPRSLPGLPRERNFRGNSFAAARVSGAIACLLEASPDAGLETLREILRERYG from the coding sequence GTGCGTAGGCGCGCCATCCCTTGGGGCCCTCGTCCCGCCGGTGACCCCTCCGGGAAAGAGGTACGCGTCGTCGTCGTCGACTCGGGCGTCAATCCGCGGCACTCCCATGTCGGAGGGAGGGTTGATGGGGCCAGCATCTACCGCGGCGAGGACGGCACCATCCATCGGGGACCGGACTATCGGGACACGACCGGCCACGGGACCGCCATCGCCGCGGTGATCCGTCACGTGGCGCCGGAGGCGGAACTTTTCATGCTCAAGATCTTCAACGGCGCGCTCGCCACGACCCCGGACGTCCTCGAGGGGGCCTTGGCATACGCCCTCCAGGCGGGAGCGCGGGTGGTGAACCTCAGCCTGGGGATGGAGGCGACTCCGAACGCTCCTGACCTGCGGGACCTTTGCCGCGATGCGGCACGGGAGGGGATCATCCTCGTGGCGTCCGCGCGGAACGGGTCGAACGGGACGAGCATTCCGGCCTCGTACGACGAGGTCATCGGAGTGAAGGGGGACGGCCGGCTGGGAGAGAACACGTTGATGTACCGCCCGGGCTGCCCGTGCGAATGTCTCGCCTCTCCGTGGCCCCGCTCCTTGCCGGGCCTCCCCCGGGAGAGGAATTTCCGCGGGAACAGCTTTGCCGCCGCGAGGGTCTCGGGTGCGATCGCGTGCCTGCTCGAAGCTTCTCCCGACGCCGGCTTGGAGACCTTGAGGG